The Propionibacterium freudenreichii subsp. freudenreichii genome contains a region encoding:
- a CDS encoding TMEM175 family protein: MRAERVQAFSDGVFAILLTILVLEFVVPDYQEGHLFEAILGQWPIMFAYVLTFTYMGVVWLFHHDLFASVKTTSIWLNILNLVLIFVCSLLNYATSLLSTAIATGNGTDMAAAFGIYDVNAMAISAAFMVLYFYLHRHPKLYSSPVFDGYFGWMSRSAGISVLIYALALAANFWSIQLGAALLIGGVIFHALAYAGSAHSYRRSRRKMLRDARRQALKDAPGPGSESGPPA, encoded by the coding sequence ATGCGGGCTGAACGGGTGCAGGCCTTCAGCGATGGCGTCTTTGCGATCCTGCTGACCATCCTCGTGTTGGAGTTCGTCGTCCCCGACTACCAGGAGGGCCATCTCTTCGAGGCGATCCTGGGGCAGTGGCCGATCATGTTCGCCTATGTGCTGACGTTCACCTATATGGGCGTGGTGTGGCTGTTCCACCACGACCTGTTCGCCTCGGTGAAGACCACCTCGATCTGGCTCAACATCCTCAACCTGGTGCTGATCTTCGTCTGCTCGTTGCTCAACTACGCCACCTCGCTGCTGTCCACCGCCATCGCCACCGGAAATGGCACCGATATGGCCGCGGCCTTCGGTATCTACGACGTGAATGCCATGGCGATCTCGGCGGCGTTCATGGTGCTGTACTTCTACCTGCACCGCCACCCGAAGCTGTATTCCTCGCCGGTCTTCGACGGCTATTTCGGTTGGATGTCGCGCAGCGCCGGAATCTCGGTGCTGATCTACGCCTTGGCGCTGGCCGCGAATTTCTGGAGCATCCAGCTCGGTGCCGCGTTGCTGATCGGTGGCGTGATCTTCCACGCGCTGGCCTACGCGGGCTCGGCGCACAGCTATCGGCGCAGCCGGCGCAAGATGCTGCGCGACGCCCGGCGGCAGGCGCTGAAGGACGCCCCCGGCCCCGGATCGGAATCCGGTCCGCCGGCCTGA
- a CDS encoding histidine phosphatase family protein produces the protein MRHGEVHNPQAVLYERLPGYHLSDNGSRMAQVVAAEFADVPLTHLRTSPLLRARETMAPVAAEHPGLQVHYDPNLIEAGNKFAGMKFGRYKTALVDPRNWKLLRNPFTPSWGESYEHIAQRMRTAIIDSARAAGPGGQAFVVSHQSPIWIARLSFEGRRLFHFPWTRTSTLASVTSFHFLGDECIDITYSEPAAHLLGSDGNAAFSSGN, from the coding sequence ATGCGCCATGGTGAGGTGCACAATCCGCAGGCCGTGCTCTACGAGCGCCTGCCCGGCTACCACCTGTCGGACAACGGCTCCCGGATGGCGCAGGTGGTGGCCGCCGAATTCGCCGATGTGCCGCTGACGCACCTGCGCACCAGCCCGCTGCTGCGGGCCCGCGAGACGATGGCGCCGGTGGCGGCCGAGCATCCCGGGCTGCAGGTGCACTACGACCCGAACCTCATCGAGGCGGGCAACAAGTTCGCCGGCATGAAGTTCGGCCGGTACAAGACCGCGCTGGTCGATCCGCGCAATTGGAAGCTGCTGCGCAATCCGTTCACCCCCAGCTGGGGCGAATCCTATGAGCACATCGCGCAACGCATGCGCACCGCGATCATCGACTCCGCACGCGCCGCCGGCCCCGGCGGCCAGGCCTTCGTGGTGAGCCACCAGTCGCCGATCTGGATCGCGCGCCTGTCGTTCGAGGGGCGTCGGCTGTTCCACTTCCCGTGGACGCGCACCAGCACGCTGGCCTCGGTCACCTCGTTCCACTTCCTGGGCGACGAGTGCATCGACATCACCTACTCCGAGCCGGCCGCCCACCTGCTGGGTTCCGACGGGAACGCCGCCTTCAGCTCCGGCAACTGA
- a CDS encoding CPBP family intramembrane glutamic endopeptidase has translation MGVSAAGALLADGALPAPVPSSGNGARPARRRARLGLETCGLLSLCLGKSAVYSVLSLVNSLTVGSKLNEQTTTINGAVTPDRPWLDVAYKLADDFFLIVPVVMAIYLLASVRRPGPSVWRAIGLDGLRVRRDVLVGVGATAAVGIPGLGCYLLGRQLGLNTTINTAGSGASLAAIAFYVVAAAANAGLEEIVMIGYLITRWRQAGWNAWAAIVTSALIRGSYHLYQGFAGFIGNVVMGLAFGWYWQRTRRLWPLIVAHTLLDVFSFVGYALLKNVWTWL, from the coding sequence GTGGGGGTGTCGGCTGCCGGAGCGCTGTTGGCTGATGGGGCGCTGCCGGCCCCCGTGCCCTCGTCGGGCAACGGCGCCCGTCCGGCCCGCCGGCGTGCCCGGCTCGGTCTGGAGACCTGTGGCCTGCTGTCGCTGTGCCTGGGTAAGTCGGCCGTCTACTCGGTGTTGTCCCTTGTGAACAGCCTCACCGTGGGCTCGAAGCTCAACGAGCAGACCACCACCATCAACGGCGCCGTCACCCCCGATCGGCCGTGGCTCGACGTGGCCTACAAGCTGGCCGACGACTTCTTCCTCATCGTGCCGGTGGTCATGGCGATCTACCTGCTGGCATCGGTGCGTCGGCCCGGTCCGTCGGTGTGGCGGGCGATCGGGCTGGACGGCCTGCGGGTGCGCCGCGACGTGCTGGTAGGCGTCGGCGCCACCGCCGCGGTCGGGATCCCCGGCCTCGGCTGCTATCTGCTTGGTCGCCAGCTCGGTCTCAATACCACCATCAACACCGCCGGATCGGGGGCCTCGCTGGCCGCCATAGCCTTCTACGTGGTGGCTGCGGCAGCCAATGCCGGGCTCGAAGAGATCGTGATGATCGGCTACCTGATCACCCGGTGGCGCCAGGCCGGCTGGAACGCCTGGGCGGCGATCGTCACCTCGGCGCTGATCCGGGGCAGCTATCACCTCTACCAGGGCTTCGCCGGCTTCATCGGCAATGTGGTGATGGGCCTGGCCTTCGGCTGGTACTGGCAGCGCACCAGGCGCCTGTGGCCGCTCATCGTGGCGCACACCCTGCTCGATGTGTTCAGCTTCGTGGGCTATGCCCTGCTGAAGAACGTGTGGACCTGGTTGTAA
- a CDS encoding bifunctional uroporphyrinogen-III C-methyltransferase/uroporphyrinogen-III synthase → MSQRVDVEAPDNAGPDDVAGRLCHGRVVFVGSGLSSADQLTRAGLRALSSATMLVTTPELREMLDEAGVEVPDKDATRFVGDLPDVARFVVEAAGDDQSVARFVRGDPLLEGNIADEVSAYIDADLMLDIVPGVPSLTSVTTLAGVSFPGQSVQLISLPYRAKTAEIPAAGSLAVGCYSSQAAMVARAAVEAARTPDEDVLITFHGGTLRQHSEMSTIGTLMGKKSPIEPGDDRVSIVFGKASHRPEGMNWYESKPLFGWQVLVPLTRDRNEELIERLSLHGAHCTEVPTIDVEPPRNAAQLDRAIRGLVDGHYQWVIFTSVNAVRAVAAKVAEYGLDARSLSGLQIAAVGDGTREYLSTWGLIPDLAPTDVHTVAGLAAEFPAYDDIVDPMNSVLVPRAEIATEPLSEGLAELGWEVDDVTAYRTVRASPPPAPIREAIKSGDFDAVVFTSSTTVRNLIGIAGKPHAATMVAAIGPATAVTCEEHGLDVAVISDAPGQIELADSLAYGARRRAKALVEAGKPVKRPSQRRRRRTNKS, encoded by the coding sequence ATGAGTCAGCGAGTCGATGTCGAAGCCCCCGACAATGCGGGGCCGGACGATGTGGCAGGCAGGTTGTGCCATGGGCGTGTGGTCTTTGTCGGTAGCGGGCTCTCGTCGGCTGATCAGTTGACCCGTGCCGGCCTGCGGGCGCTCAGCAGCGCCACCATGCTGGTGACCACGCCGGAGCTTCGCGAGATGCTCGACGAGGCCGGCGTCGAGGTGCCCGACAAGGACGCGACGCGTTTTGTCGGCGACCTTCCCGATGTGGCCCGATTCGTGGTCGAGGCCGCCGGCGACGACCAGTCGGTCGCCCGCTTCGTGCGTGGCGATCCCCTGCTCGAGGGCAATATCGCCGACGAGGTCAGCGCCTACATCGACGCCGACCTGATGCTTGACATCGTGCCGGGCGTGCCCTCGCTCACCTCGGTGACCACCCTGGCCGGGGTCAGCTTTCCCGGGCAGTCGGTGCAACTCATCTCCCTGCCCTATCGCGCCAAGACCGCTGAGATCCCGGCTGCGGGTTCGCTGGCGGTCGGCTGCTATTCCTCGCAGGCCGCCATGGTGGCCCGGGCGGCCGTCGAGGCCGCACGCACCCCCGACGAGGACGTGCTCATCACCTTCCACGGTGGCACCCTGCGCCAGCACTCCGAGATGTCGACCATCGGCACCCTGATGGGCAAGAAGAGCCCCATTGAACCCGGCGATGACCGGGTCTCGATCGTCTTCGGCAAGGCCTCCCACCGCCCCGAGGGCATGAACTGGTACGAGTCGAAGCCGTTGTTCGGCTGGCAGGTGCTCGTGCCCCTCACCCGCGATCGCAATGAGGAACTCATCGAGCGCCTCAGCCTGCACGGCGCCCACTGCACCGAGGTGCCCACCATCGACGTGGAGCCGCCGCGCAACGCCGCCCAGCTCGACCGCGCCATCCGTGGCCTGGTCGACGGGCACTACCAGTGGGTGATCTTCACCAGCGTCAATGCGGTGCGTGCCGTGGCGGCGAAGGTGGCCGAGTACGGACTCGATGCCCGCTCGCTGTCGGGCCTGCAGATCGCCGCAGTGGGCGACGGAACCCGCGAATATCTTTCGACGTGGGGCCTGATTCCCGACCTGGCGCCCACTGATGTGCACACCGTGGCCGGTTTGGCCGCAGAATTTCCTGCCTACGACGACATCGTCGATCCGATGAACTCCGTGCTCGTGCCGCGCGCCGAGATCGCCACGGAGCCGTTGTCGGAGGGCCTGGCCGAGTTGGGCTGGGAGGTCGACGACGTGACCGCCTACCGCACGGTGCGCGCCTCGCCGCCGCCGGCCCCGATCCGCGAGGCCATCAAGTCGGGCGATTTCGATGCGGTGGTGTTCACCTCGAGCACCACGGTGCGCAATCTGATCGGCATTGCCGGCAAACCGCACGCCGCCACCATGGTGGCCGCGATCGGCCCGGCCACCGCCGTCACCTGCGAGGAGCACGGCCTGGACGTCGCCGTGATCTCCGACGCGCCCGGCCAGATCGAACTGGCCGATTCCCTGGCCTACGGGGCGCGACGCCGCGCCAAGGCACTCGTCGAGGCCGGCAAGCCCGTGAAGCGTCCCTCGCAGCGACGTCGTCGCCGCACGAACAAGTCATAG
- a CDS encoding sugar phosphate isomerase/epimerase family protein → MVSKPLPDASGSKRLSVSLSTSSCYPEHTAEAFDIAAEAGYDGVEVMVGLDAASADVPYLARLAAQSGMPVVSVHAPCLLLTQNVWGPDPWDKVRHSCEAALALGSDVVVLHPPLRWQREYAAGFVAGVRDISEHTGVTIAVENMYPWRTPGRAFQAYLPSWDPTDLDYDALTLDVSHAATSQLDALELARTWGPRLRHVHLTDGVGLRRDEHLFPGEGTQNVWGLLQYLNDSPFDGRIVLEVNTRKADNHAERVRELREVADNTRLHLGQLDAARPGASPTS, encoded by the coding sequence GTGGTCAGTAAGCCCCTTCCCGACGCGTCCGGAAGCAAGCGTCTGTCCGTTTCCCTGTCCACCTCGAGCTGTTACCCCGAGCACACCGCGGAGGCATTCGACATTGCCGCGGAAGCCGGGTACGACGGCGTCGAGGTGATGGTGGGCCTCGACGCGGCCAGTGCCGATGTGCCGTACCTGGCGCGTCTGGCCGCCCAATCGGGCATGCCCGTGGTGTCGGTGCACGCACCCTGCCTGTTGCTCACCCAGAACGTGTGGGGCCCCGATCCGTGGGACAAGGTGCGCCACTCCTGCGAGGCCGCCCTGGCGCTCGGCTCCGATGTGGTGGTGCTGCACCCGCCGCTGCGCTGGCAGCGTGAATACGCCGCCGGGTTCGTGGCCGGGGTGCGCGACATCTCGGAGCACACCGGAGTCACCATCGCGGTGGAGAACATGTACCCATGGCGCACCCCCGGGCGTGCCTTCCAGGCCTATCTGCCCAGCTGGGATCCCACCGACCTCGACTATGACGCGCTCACCCTGGACGTCTCGCATGCGGCCACCTCGCAGTTGGACGCCCTTGAGCTCGCCAGGACGTGGGGTCCGCGGCTGCGCCACGTGCACCTGACCGACGGCGTCGGCCTGCGCCGCGACGAGCACCTGTTCCCCGGCGAGGGCACCCAGAACGTGTGGGGCCTGCTGCAATACCTCAATGACAGCCCCTTCGACGGCCGCATCGTGCTCGAGGTGAACACCCGCAAGGCCGACAACCACGCCGAACGGGTGCGTGAGCTGCGCGAGGTGGCCGACAACACCCGCCTGCACCTGGGCCAGCTCGACGCGGCCCGTCCCGGCGCCTCCCCGACGTCCTGA
- a CDS encoding aspartate-semialdehyde dehydrogenase, whose translation MRVGVFGATGQVGGVMRTLLAERNFPVDEIRYFASSRSAGRHLPWGDKQIAVEDMATADFSGLDLAIFSAGKTASREYAPKVAAAGAVVVDNSSGWRMDPDVPLVVSEVNPEDTKNLPKGIIANPNCTTMAAMPVLKPLHDRWGLKRLVVATYQATSGSGLSGVRALEDQTRTAMADDPHGLTFDGHAVPYPADTAPYVKPIAFNAVPFAGNLADDDSLETDEEQKLRNESRKILHIPGLKVAGTCVRVPVFTSHGLSVNAEFEQEVSVDEARAILSAAPGVELAEVPTSRDAAGVDPSLVGRIRMDQSLDTPTGLAMFVTSDNLRKGAALNAIQIAELFCKVA comes from the coding sequence ATGCGAGTAGGTGTCTTTGGAGCAACCGGTCAGGTCGGCGGTGTGATGCGCACGCTTCTTGCCGAGCGCAACTTCCCCGTCGATGAAATCCGCTATTTTGCGTCGTCGCGCAGCGCAGGTCGCCATCTGCCCTGGGGCGATAAGCAGATCGCGGTGGAGGACATGGCCACGGCCGATTTCTCGGGCCTTGACCTGGCGATCTTCTCCGCGGGCAAGACCGCGTCGAGGGAGTACGCGCCGAAGGTGGCCGCGGCCGGCGCCGTGGTGGTCGACAATTCGTCGGGCTGGCGGATGGACCCCGACGTGCCGCTGGTGGTCAGCGAGGTCAACCCCGAGGACACCAAGAACCTGCCCAAGGGAATCATCGCCAACCCGAACTGCACAACGATGGCCGCGATGCCGGTGCTGAAGCCGCTGCACGATCGCTGGGGCCTCAAGCGCCTTGTGGTCGCCACCTACCAGGCCACCTCCGGGTCGGGCCTGTCGGGTGTGCGCGCCCTGGAGGACCAGACGCGTACCGCCATGGCCGACGACCCGCACGGGCTCACCTTCGACGGCCACGCGGTGCCCTATCCGGCCGATACCGCCCCCTATGTGAAGCCGATCGCCTTCAATGCGGTGCCCTTCGCCGGCAACCTGGCCGACGACGACTCCTTGGAGACCGACGAGGAGCAGAAGCTGCGTAATGAGTCGCGCAAGATCCTGCACATCCCCGGGCTCAAGGTGGCCGGCACCTGTGTGCGCGTGCCGGTGTTCACCAGCCATGGCCTGTCGGTGAATGCCGAGTTCGAGCAGGAGGTCAGCGTCGACGAGGCGCGGGCCATCCTGTCCGCAGCTCCGGGCGTCGAGCTCGCCGAGGTGCCCACCTCGCGTGACGCCGCCGGCGTCGACCCGAGCCTGGTGGGACGCATCCGCATGGACCAGTCGCTGGACACCCCCACGGGCCTGGCGATGTTCGTGACCAGCGACAACCTGCGCAAGGGCGCGGCGCTGAACGCGATCCAGATCGCCGAGCTGTTCTGCAAGGTGGCCTGA
- the proC gene encoding pyrroline-5-carboxylate reductase — protein MALRTPAASVDRVHRLAFLGAGTMGGTIVAGLVRAGRDAAGIAVTTHTPAHREKLAAELGVQAFADNRQAAAWASTIVIGVKPADALALLDEISPELGPDNVMISLCAGLSTDLLSAHLPPAVHVVRVMPNTPASVGAGMAGVSGGRTATEHDVQAAITLMSAVGRAVAIPEQLQDPLTAISGSGPAYVFAFVEALIEAGVTQGLPRGLATELATQTLLGSARLLDEGNDSVTQLREAVTSPGGTTAAALRELDDHGLRSAVQDAVEACARRSAELAAAAEQADAR, from the coding sequence ATGGCCCTCCGCACCCCGGCAGCGAGCGTTGACCGCGTCCATCGGCTGGCCTTTCTCGGGGCCGGCACCATGGGCGGCACGATCGTTGCCGGCCTGGTGCGGGCCGGCCGTGACGCCGCGGGCATCGCCGTCACCACCCACACCCCGGCCCATCGCGAGAAGCTGGCCGCTGAGCTGGGCGTGCAGGCATTCGCCGACAACCGTCAGGCCGCCGCGTGGGCGTCCACGATCGTGATCGGCGTCAAGCCGGCCGACGCGTTGGCGTTGCTCGACGAGATCAGCCCCGAACTGGGGCCCGACAATGTGATGATCAGCCTGTGTGCCGGGCTGAGCACCGACCTGTTGTCGGCACACCTGCCGCCGGCCGTCCACGTGGTGCGCGTCATGCCCAACACCCCGGCCAGCGTCGGGGCGGGCATGGCAGGCGTCTCCGGCGGCCGTACGGCCACCGAGCACGACGTGCAGGCGGCGATCACGCTGATGTCCGCCGTGGGCAGGGCCGTGGCGATCCCCGAGCAGCTGCAGGACCCGCTCACCGCCATCTCCGGGTCGGGTCCGGCCTATGTCTTCGCCTTCGTGGAGGCACTCATCGAGGCCGGCGTCACCCAGGGCCTGCCGCGTGGCCTGGCCACCGAGCTGGCAACCCAGACGCTGCTGGGCTCGGCGCGGCTGCTCGACGAGGGCAACGATTCGGTGACGCAGCTGCGCGAGGCGGTCACCTCGCCGGGTGGCACCACCGCCGCGGCATTGCGCGAGCTCGACGATCACGGCCTGCGCTCCGCCGTGCAGGATGCGGTGGAGGCGTGCGCCCGACGCAGCGCGGAATTGGCGGCCGCCGCCGAGCAGGCCGACGCCCGATAG
- a CDS encoding VOC family protein — protein MHVDHLTFAAGPEGLEVAAKHLGELLGEEFKDGGFHPRFGTRNNILPLLKDRYLEVAEVLDHPVAEKAVYGQAVRARSEQGGGWLGWVISVDDLAPFEERLDRGAVPGSRHFPDGRELKWEQIGAKGLMSDPQLPYFVKWESPADVLPSALPGDIALASLEIAGSRQRIEDWMGEALPDVFDGVNIEFTSPNAHPGINAAIFSTPERGLVRI, from the coding sequence ATGCATGTCGACCATCTGACGTTCGCCGCCGGTCCCGAAGGTCTTGAGGTCGCCGCCAAACACCTGGGCGAGCTCCTGGGCGAAGAGTTCAAGGACGGCGGATTTCATCCTCGGTTCGGTACGCGCAACAACATCCTGCCCCTGCTCAAGGACCGCTACCTCGAGGTGGCCGAGGTGCTTGACCACCCCGTCGCCGAGAAGGCCGTCTACGGCCAGGCCGTTCGGGCCCGCTCCGAACAGGGTGGTGGCTGGCTCGGCTGGGTGATCTCAGTGGACGACCTGGCACCCTTCGAGGAACGCCTCGACCGCGGCGCCGTGCCCGGTTCGCGCCATTTCCCCGACGGCCGGGAGCTCAAGTGGGAGCAGATCGGCGCCAAAGGCCTGATGAGCGACCCCCAGCTGCCCTATTTCGTGAAGTGGGAGAGCCCGGCAGACGTGCTGCCGTCAGCGCTGCCCGGCGACATCGCCCTGGCCTCGTTGGAGATCGCCGGCTCGCGCCAGCGCATCGAGGACTGGATGGGCGAGGCCCTGCCCGATGTGTTCGACGGCGTGAACATCGAGTTCACCTCGCCGAACGCGCATCCGGGCATCAACGCCGCGATCTTCTCCACCCCCGAAAGGGGACTCGTGCGTATCTGA
- a CDS encoding 30S ribosomal protein bS22 produces MGSVIKKRRKRMAKKKHRKLLKKTRIQRRRQGK; encoded by the coding sequence GTGGGTTCGGTTATCAAGAAGCGTCGCAAGAGGATGGCGAAGAAGAAGCACCGTAAGCTTCTGAAGAAGACGCGCATCCAGCGCCGCCGCCAAGGCAAGTAA
- a CDS encoding glycoside hydrolase family 3 N-terminal domain-containing protein, protein MVTPRNPHRSHRPRLRRASRLAVFGMALALVTACSASPGGAGGSTSARDDASGATSPSASAASGASSLPPRACLDAARAMDPQARVELLYMGSVTATTPAAGAGQLANQPVGSVILMGDPGSLQATSQLTDALGAARPGLLIATDQEGGQVQRLTGPGLDQMPSARQQSTLPTDALTQRWTGWGAQLRRGGVHYNLAPSADLVPRANRGANAPIGQLDRGYGATRADVATNVTAVLAGVHAGGVVGAVKHFPGLGNVSANTDFGAAHDAVTTPDSDELNTFADVLAGADSVMVSSVVYDRIDPAGPAAFSSRVVSGLLREQLGYSRVIISDDLGAAVALADYPVAQRGTLFLRAGGDLALDVDPASVPAMVADTQAAVAADPDFAEQTVAKAARVLQLRADAGLGQCGA, encoded by the coding sequence GTGGTGACCCCCCGAAATCCCCATCGATCCCACCGTCCCCGCCTGCGCCGGGCGTCCCGGCTCGCGGTGTTCGGCATGGCGCTTGCCCTGGTGACGGCCTGCTCGGCCTCCCCGGGAGGCGCGGGAGGGTCGACGTCCGCCCGCGACGACGCATCGGGCGCGACGAGCCCGTCGGCGAGTGCCGCGTCGGGTGCCAGCAGCCTGCCGCCACGCGCATGCCTTGATGCCGCGCGGGCGATGGACCCGCAGGCGCGCGTCGAACTGCTCTACATGGGATCGGTCACCGCCACCACGCCCGCGGCCGGTGCCGGGCAGCTGGCGAACCAGCCGGTGGGCTCGGTGATCCTGATGGGTGACCCGGGCAGCCTGCAGGCGACCAGCCAGCTGACCGACGCCCTGGGCGCCGCACGTCCCGGGCTGCTGATCGCCACCGACCAGGAGGGCGGCCAGGTGCAACGCCTCACCGGCCCGGGCCTGGACCAGATGCCCTCGGCCAGGCAGCAATCCACCCTCCCCACCGACGCCCTGACCCAACGGTGGACCGGCTGGGGGGCCCAGCTGCGCCGCGGCGGGGTGCACTACAACCTGGCGCCCAGCGCCGACCTGGTGCCGAGGGCCAATCGCGGTGCGAACGCACCGATCGGCCAGCTCGACCGCGGCTACGGCGCCACGCGCGCGGACGTGGCCACCAATGTGACGGCCGTGTTGGCCGGCGTGCACGCCGGCGGGGTGGTGGGCGCGGTGAAGCACTTCCCGGGCCTGGGGAATGTGAGCGCCAATACCGATTTCGGCGCGGCCCATGACGCCGTCACCACACCTGATTCCGACGAACTGAACACCTTCGCCGATGTGCTCGCCGGAGCGGATTCGGTGATGGTCAGCTCGGTGGTCTACGACCGCATCGACCCTGCCGGACCGGCCGCGTTCTCCTCGCGGGTGGTCAGCGGCCTGTTGCGCGAGCAGCTGGGATATTCGCGGGTGATCATCTCCGACGACCTGGGCGCGGCCGTGGCCCTGGCCGACTATCCGGTGGCCCAGCGCGGCACCCTGTTCCTGCGCGCCGGCGGTGACCTCGCGCTGGACGTCGACCCGGCGAGCGTGCCGGCCATGGTTGCCGACACGCAGGCCGCCGTGGCGGCCGACCCGGACTTCGCGGAGCAGACCGTGGCGAAGGCCGCCCGGGTGCTCCAGCTCAGGGCCGACGCCGGTCTGGGGCAGTGCGGCGCCTGA
- a CDS encoding mycothione reductase: MATESSGGTGLSGAGRHSGGGASDHFDLCIIGSGSGNTIVNHEFNDWSVAIVDQGVGEGEWFGGTCLNVGCIPTKMMVVPADFAASPDRAARLGVELSRGAVDFAGIQQRVFGRTNAISTDGLAYRESNENVTVFREAAAFIDAKHLQVGDRVITADQFVLAAGSRPRTLDVPGLNDPDLAGLIHTNDTLLRIKTLPKHLMIVGGGVEALEFGHIFSAFGSKVTLVHHGARLLRKLDRDLGEAATKLAAERFSVRLNQSLSNVEASETGGLIVSTSDSDGIDYDYAVDALMVAVGREPNGDLLEVGRAGVTLDDQGFVVVDDQQRTSQPGIWALGDVTSHHLLKHVANAEARTVQHNLVHPDAMIATRRDAVPQAIFSDPPMYSVGPTTDELDAAGTHYVSIIQPYSTVAYGWAMVDDDSFVKLVGDPATGKLLAAHVVGPEAPELGQLCTTAISFGISAIEMARGQYWAHPELAEVVENALISLDRAMRHDGDDDSEHRRRTGEG; the protein is encoded by the coding sequence ATGGCAACTGAGTCTTCTGGGGGAACTGGGCTTTCTGGGGCGGGCCGGCATTCCGGCGGCGGGGCGTCGGATCACTTCGACCTGTGCATCATCGGCTCGGGTTCGGGCAACACCATCGTCAACCACGAATTCAATGACTGGTCGGTCGCGATCGTCGACCAGGGCGTGGGCGAGGGCGAATGGTTCGGCGGCACTTGCCTGAACGTCGGGTGCATCCCCACCAAGATGATGGTGGTGCCGGCCGACTTCGCGGCCTCGCCCGACCGTGCGGCCAGGCTCGGCGTCGAGCTGAGCCGCGGTGCGGTCGACTTCGCCGGCATCCAACAGCGCGTCTTCGGGCGCACCAATGCGATCTCCACCGACGGGCTGGCCTATCGCGAGTCGAACGAGAATGTCACCGTCTTCCGTGAGGCGGCCGCCTTCATCGACGCCAAGCACCTGCAGGTGGGCGACCGGGTGATCACCGCCGACCAGTTCGTGCTGGCCGCCGGCTCGCGTCCGCGCACCCTGGACGTGCCCGGGCTGAACGATCCCGACCTGGCCGGCCTCATCCACACCAACGACACCCTGCTGCGCATCAAGACGCTGCCCAAGCACCTGATGATCGTCGGCGGGGGCGTCGAGGCGCTCGAGTTCGGCCACATCTTCTCGGCCTTCGGGTCGAAGGTGACGCTGGTGCACCACGGCGCGCGCCTGCTGCGCAAGCTCGACCGCGACCTGGGGGAGGCCGCCACGAAGCTCGCCGCCGAACGCTTCTCGGTGCGGCTCAACCAGTCGTTGAGCAATGTGGAGGCCTCCGAGACCGGCGGGCTCATCGTGTCGACCAGCGATTCCGACGGCATCGACTACGACTATGCGGTGGACGCGCTGATGGTCGCCGTGGGACGTGAGCCCAACGGCGACCTGCTGGAGGTGGGCAGGGCCGGCGTCACGCTCGACGACCAGGGCTTCGTGGTGGTCGACGACCAGCAGCGCACCAGCCAGCCCGGCATCTGGGCGCTCGGCGATGTGACGAGCCACCACCTGCTCAAGCACGTGGCCAATGCCGAGGCCCGCACGGTGCAGCACAACCTGGTGCATCCCGACGCCATGATCGCCACGCGGCGCGACGCGGTGCCCCAGGCGATCTTCTCCGACCCGCCGATGTACTCGGTGGGGCCGACCACCGACGAGCTGGACGCGGCCGGCACGCACTATGTGAGCATCATCCAGCCCTATTCGACGGTCGCCTACGGCTGGGCGATGGTCGACGACGACAGCTTCGTGAAGCTGGTGGGCGACCCCGCCACCGGCAAGCTGCTCGCCGCCCACGTGGTGGGGCCGGAGGCCCCCGAGCTGGGGCAGCTGTGCACCACCGCGATCAGCTTCGGAATCAGCGCCATCGAGATGGCCCGGGGCCAGTACTGGGCCCATCCCGAGCTGGCCGAGGTGGTCGAGAACGCCCTCATCTCGCTCGACCGGGCCATGCGCCACGACGGCGACGACGACAGTGAGCACCGGCGTCGCACCGGGGAAGGCTGA